Proteins from a genomic interval of Yoonia sp. GPGPB17:
- a CDS encoding branched-chain amino acid ABC transporter permease encodes MDFLNAIVAFANFVFVPGLAYGAQLAIGALGVTMIYGILRFSNFAHGDTMAFGTAITILFTTAFVGMGITFGPLPTALLALPFGIGATILLLLGTDWGVYKFYREQKASPVILVIVSMGVMFVMNGVVRFIIGVRDIRFADGERFIITAREFKEMTGLNEGLAIKTTQAITVVVALIAMALLFWFLNKTRTGKSMRAFSDNEDLALLSGINPDWVVKVTWMIVAALATTAGVLYGLDKSFKAFTYFQLLLPIFAAAIVGGLGNPLGAIAGGFVIAFSEVTITYAWKKVLTYLMPESLEPDGLVQLLSTDYKFAVSFAILIIVLLFRPTGLFKGQSV; translated from the coding sequence ATGGACTTCCTCAACGCCATCGTCGCCTTCGCGAACTTTGTCTTTGTTCCCGGCCTTGCCTATGGCGCGCAGCTTGCCATTGGCGCACTGGGTGTCACGATGATCTACGGTATCTTGCGGTTCTCGAACTTCGCCCACGGCGACACAATGGCCTTTGGTACCGCGATTACGATCCTGTTCACCACCGCCTTCGTCGGCATGGGGATCACCTTTGGCCCGCTGCCAACAGCCCTGCTCGCCCTGCCCTTTGGCATTGGCGCGACCATCCTTCTGCTGCTGGGGACCGATTGGGGTGTTTACAAGTTTTACCGCGAACAAAAAGCCTCGCCCGTGATCCTTGTTATTGTATCGATGGGCGTCATGTTCGTTATGAATGGCGTTGTGCGGTTCATTATCGGCGTGCGCGACATCCGGTTTGCCGATGGCGAACGATTCATCATCACAGCGCGCGAATTCAAGGAAATGACCGGCTTGAACGAAGGCCTGGCGATTAAGACAACGCAAGCGATCACCGTCGTCGTTGCACTGATTGCCATGGCGCTGTTGTTCTGGTTCCTGAACAAGACACGGACCGGGAAATCCATGCGCGCGTTTTCCGACAACGAAGACCTCGCCCTTCTGTCCGGCATCAACCCTGATTGGGTCGTCAAGGTCACATGGATGATCGTCGCGGCCCTTGCGACCACTGCTGGTGTGCTCTACGGCCTCGATAAATCCTTTAAAGCCTTCACCTATTTCCAACTGCTCCTGCCGATCTTTGCCGCCGCCATCGTCGGCGGTCTCGGCAATCCATTGGGGGCCATTGCGGGTGGGTTTGTCATCGCGTTCAGCGAAGTCACAATCACCTACGCGTGGAAGAAGGTGCTGACCTATCTGATGCCTGAAAGCCTTGAGCCAGATGGCCTCGTCCAGCTTCTGTCCACCGACTACAAATTCGCCGTCAGCTTTGCGATCCTGATCATCGTACTGCTGTTCCGCCCTACGGGCCTGTTCAAAGGACAATCGGTATGA
- a CDS encoding ABC transporter ATP-binding protein — MTQNPYQDDRGNKDRSITNPGGGTLTAAKNTARDSVAQTGEPFLIGDAMTGGYGKGPDILHACTIAAEKGEIAVIVGPNGAGKSTAMKAVFGMLNVNEGAVRLDGEDITHLSPQQRVVKGMGFVPQTSNIFTSMTVEENLEMGAFIRRDDFKDTMTQVFDLFPILKDKRNQAAGELSGGQRQQVAVGRALMTQPKVLMLDEPTAGVSPIVMDELFDRIIEVARTGIPILMVEQNARQALEIADKAYVLVQGRNAHTGTGKELLADGQVRRSFLGG; from the coding sequence GTGACCCAAAACCCCTACCAAGATGACCGGGGGAACAAGGACCGGTCGATCACCAATCCTGGTGGCGGGACGCTAACGGCGGCCAAGAATACAGCGCGCGACAGTGTTGCGCAGACCGGCGAACCTTTCCTGATCGGTGATGCAATGACGGGTGGTTACGGCAAAGGCCCCGACATCCTGCATGCGTGCACGATTGCCGCTGAGAAAGGCGAGATTGCTGTGATCGTCGGCCCGAACGGTGCCGGTAAGTCTACAGCGATGAAGGCGGTCTTTGGCATGCTCAATGTCAATGAGGGGGCAGTGCGTCTGGATGGTGAGGATATCACCCACCTTTCCCCGCAACAGCGTGTGGTCAAGGGCATGGGTTTTGTGCCGCAGACCTCAAACATCTTTACGTCGATGACCGTGGAAGAAAACCTTGAGATGGGCGCGTTTATCCGCCGCGATGATTTCAAAGACACGATGACGCAGGTCTTCGACCTTTTCCCGATCCTGAAGGATAAACGAAATCAGGCGGCGGGCGAACTCTCGGGCGGGCAACGCCAGCAAGTCGCCGTGGGACGTGCGCTGATGACGCAACCCAAAGTGCTGATGCTGGACGAGCCGACGGCGGGCGTGTCACCCATCGTGATGGATGAGCTTTTCGATCGGATCATCGAGGTTGCGCGGACCGGTATCCCGATCCTGATGGTGGAACAGAACGCACGGCAAGCGCTTGAAATTGCAGATAAAGCCTATGTCTTAGTACAAGGGCGCAATGCGCATACCGGCACGGGCAAAGAGCTGTTGGCCGACGGACAAGTCCGGCGGAGCTTCTTGGGCGGATGA
- a CDS encoding ABC transporter ATP-binding protein codes for MIVVEDVVKTFGGFRAVDGATMTIEEGTITGLIGPNGAGKTTLFNVIAGVLKPTSGRVTMKGEDITGLPPHELFHKGLLRTFQIAHEFSSMTVRENLMMVPGGQSGEALWNTWFGRKRIADEERALQAKADEVIEFLTIDHLKEEKAGNLSGGQKKLLELGRTMMVDAKIVFLDEVGAGVNRTLLNTIGDAIIRLNKERNYTFVVIEHDMDFIGRLCDPVICMAEGHVLAEGTLAEIKANEQVIEAYLGTGLKNKDKVSAT; via the coding sequence ATGATTGTCGTTGAAGATGTGGTCAAAACCTTTGGCGGTTTCCGCGCCGTAGACGGTGCGACCATGACCATCGAAGAAGGCACAATCACCGGTCTGATCGGCCCCAACGGTGCAGGAAAAACGACTCTTTTCAATGTGATCGCAGGCGTTCTTAAACCAACGTCGGGGCGCGTGACAATGAAGGGCGAGGATATCACCGGCCTGCCCCCGCATGAATTGTTTCACAAAGGGTTGCTGCGGACCTTCCAAATCGCACATGAATTTTCATCCATGACGGTGCGCGAAAACCTGATGATGGTCCCTGGCGGGCAATCGGGTGAGGCACTCTGGAACACATGGTTTGGCCGCAAGCGGATCGCTGATGAAGAGCGCGCGTTGCAAGCCAAGGCCGATGAGGTCATCGAATTCCTGACCATTGACCACCTGAAAGAAGAAAAGGCGGGCAATCTGTCCGGCGGGCAGAAAAAGTTGCTCGAACTAGGGCGCACCATGATGGTCGATGCCAAAATCGTCTTTCTGGATGAGGTTGGCGCAGGCGTAAACCGCACCCTGCTGAACACCATCGGCGATGCGATCATCCGCCTGAACAAAGAACGGAACTACACATTCGTCGTCATCGAACACGACATGGATTTCATCGGTCGTCTTTGCGACCCCGTGATCTGCATGGCGGAGGGCCACGTGTTGGCCGAAGGGACCTTGGCGGAAATCAAGGCCAACGAACAGGTGATCGAGGCTTATCTCGGCACCGGGTTGAAAAACAAAGATAAGGTAAGTGCGACATGA
- a CDS encoding ABC transporter substrate-binding protein, whose translation MKKLLLAASAVAMMAGGAYADGHNEVKIGVVLGFTGPLESITPAMGAGAELAMAEVTESGALLGGATVTSVRGDSTCIDAGAATAAAERLVTSDNVDAIMGADCSGVTGAILQNVARPNGVAMISPSATSPGLSTADDDDLFFRTAPSDARQGVIITEILQDRGVSEVALTYTNNDYGKGLADAFQAAFEAAGGSVTISAAHEDGKADYSAEVGALASAGGEVLVVAGYVDQGGSGIIRSSLDSGAFDTFYLPDGMVGAVLNDNFGAELNGSYGAYPGTDNAGAGMFVELAEAAGFDGTGAFSPESYDAAALIMLAMQAAGSKDSADFKDHVFDVANAPGVQIMPGELAKGLELIAAGEDIDYVGASAVELIGPGESAGNYQEIEFADGVYSTINYR comes from the coding sequence ATGAAGAAACTACTTTTGGCGGCATCTGCCGTCGCTATGATGGCTGGCGGTGCATATGCAGACGGCCACAACGAAGTGAAGATCGGTGTGGTCCTTGGCTTTACCGGCCCACTTGAATCTATCACTCCTGCAATGGGTGCAGGCGCGGAGCTTGCTATGGCGGAGGTCACCGAATCCGGTGCACTACTAGGCGGCGCGACCGTGACATCCGTACGTGGTGACAGTACATGTATCGACGCAGGCGCAGCAACAGCCGCAGCCGAGCGTTTGGTCACATCTGACAACGTTGACGCCATCATGGGTGCTGATTGTTCCGGCGTCACTGGTGCGATTCTGCAAAACGTGGCGCGTCCAAACGGTGTTGCGATGATTTCGCCATCCGCCACATCCCCTGGCCTGTCTACGGCTGACGATGACGACCTTTTCTTCCGCACAGCGCCATCTGATGCCCGTCAGGGTGTGATCATCACAGAAATCCTGCAGGATCGCGGTGTCAGCGAAGTGGCTCTGACCTATACAAATAACGACTACGGCAAGGGTTTGGCTGACGCATTTCAGGCGGCATTTGAAGCGGCTGGCGGCTCTGTCACGATCTCTGCGGCTCATGAAGACGGCAAGGCAGACTACTCCGCCGAAGTTGGCGCATTGGCATCTGCCGGTGGCGAAGTCCTGGTCGTTGCGGGCTATGTTGACCAGGGTGGGTCCGGCATCATCCGCTCCAGCCTTGATAGCGGCGCGTTCGACACATTCTACCTGCCAGACGGCATGGTCGGTGCAGTCTTGAACGACAACTTCGGTGCGGAACTGAACGGCTCTTACGGCGCCTACCCCGGTACAGACAACGCCGGTGCTGGCATGTTTGTTGAACTGGCTGAGGCTGCAGGTTTCGACGGCACAGGTGCCTTCTCACCAGAAAGCTATGATGCGGCGGCACTGATCATGTTGGCAATGCAGGCGGCTGGGTCGAAAGACTCTGCTGACTTCAAAGATCACGTCTTTGACGTTGCCAATGCGCCCGGCGTTCAGATCATGCCCGGCGAACTGGCCAAGGGTCTTGAGCTGATCGCGGCTGGTGAAGACATCGACTATGTTGGCGCCTCTGCGGTTGAGCTGATCGGACCCGGCGAATCCGCTGGCAACTATCAGGAAATCGAATTCGCCGATGGCGTATATTCGACGATCAACTACCGTTAA
- a CDS encoding DUF1963 domain-containing protein produces the protein MLNQQDEFSAFVDEVSIWAVSHEPWDEMTADDISVLEGYFGQVRDIGRQPAPFKPFYQFTQGELLSGQEATTATLVAAANASPEVFAKLPFEVRDDIDTKYRIASKGRWHQMFGLGTEFNTAVADHTHHHLLMQLHSDQLVNWMWGDGGVVQFWITEEDMLAQNWDAVELTVESE, from the coding sequence TTGCTTAACCAGCAGGATGAATTCTCGGCCTTTGTAGATGAAGTCAGTATCTGGGCCGTATCGCATGAACCCTGGGATGAGATGACAGCCGATGATATCTCGGTTTTGGAAGGTTATTTTGGACAGGTGCGTGACATCGGCAGACAACCGGCGCCCTTCAAACCTTTCTACCAGTTCACCCAAGGTGAATTGCTCAGCGGACAGGAAGCCACGACAGCCACACTGGTTGCCGCCGCGAACGCCAGCCCCGAGGTCTTTGCCAAGCTACCCTTTGAGGTGCGCGACGATATCGATACCAAGTATCGCATTGCGTCCAAAGGGCGCTGGCACCAGATGTTTGGGCTGGGCACCGAGTTTAACACTGCAGTCGCGGACCACACCCATCACCACCTGCTGATGCAGTTGCATTCCGACCAATTGGTAAATTGGATGTGGGGTGACGGAGGCGTCGTTCAGTTCTGGATTACAGAAGAAGATATGCTCGCCCAGAATTGGGACGCGGTCGAGCTGACCGTTGAAAGCGAATAG
- a CDS encoding DUF1963 domain-containing protein, with protein MVLRFLKSLVWICATLTIGLAVYAEVTQDLDLRLTALSILAIVIAAAFALGMFQREKKTVQSRPIPVVQATEIIRPIPRPAPIKSEPALPPDEDREAIKDDELYIVFSRLAGFKTGDAFRNNLDTIISANGLAPLAPDEVDRLAKEIDRRDLRGKTFIRTPGIALVRLQRFDLDVEFGGTSWLGGLPTLGDTPWPRDELGRAMHHLVQIDLGTVPDPLLPAGMPTTGAMAFFLTTSTDGPHRGKVVYLPTIGNVATEPPGDLVPIYDGPNWGYYVKGHARENAPDTFPRWPVEFVLLPLADQTKDDDAHELIAELLPYQASEDLSPTNYRTSLPDFSRPWFWDTAHRFTMSIRLARDDIVKTIAQTEKRVASYGAAYELST; from the coding sequence ATGGTCTTACGGTTTCTCAAATCACTCGTCTGGATTTGCGCGACCTTGACGATTGGCTTGGCAGTTTATGCCGAAGTGACACAGGACCTTGACTTGCGGCTGACTGCGCTCAGCATTCTGGCCATCGTCATTGCAGCCGCATTTGCATTGGGGATGTTTCAACGCGAGAAGAAGACCGTTCAATCCCGCCCAATACCTGTTGTACAAGCCACAGAGATTATAAGACCCATTCCGCGACCCGCACCAATCAAATCCGAACCGGCGCTACCGCCGGACGAAGACCGTGAAGCGATTAAGGACGATGAACTCTACATTGTCTTCTCTCGGCTTGCCGGATTCAAAACCGGCGATGCCTTCCGCAACAATCTCGATACGATCATTTCCGCGAACGGGCTTGCCCCGTTGGCACCTGATGAAGTTGATCGGCTTGCCAAAGAGATTGACCGGCGCGATCTGCGCGGCAAAACCTTTATCCGCACCCCCGGTATCGCCCTTGTGCGCCTGCAACGTTTTGATCTGGATGTAGAGTTTGGCGGGACAAGCTGGCTTGGCGGGTTGCCAACCCTTGGCGACACGCCCTGGCCGCGCGATGAGTTGGGTCGTGCAATGCATCATCTGGTGCAGATTGATCTTGGCACGGTGCCCGATCCGCTCCTGCCCGCAGGCATGCCCACCACCGGTGCCATGGCCTTCTTTTTGACGACCTCGACCGACGGGCCACATCGCGGCAAGGTCGTTTACTTACCGACCATCGGGAATGTGGCAACCGAACCACCCGGCGACCTGGTCCCGATCTATGACGGACCGAACTGGGGCTACTATGTCAAAGGGCATGCCCGCGAAAATGCGCCCGATACCTTTCCCCGCTGGCCCGTCGAATTTGTGCTTCTGCCGCTCGCAGATCAGACAAAGGATGACGACGCACATGAGTTGATAGCCGAACTGTTGCCCTATCAGGCATCAGAAGATCTTTCGCCCACGAACTATCGCACGTCCCTGCCCGATTTCTCGCGACCCTGGTTTTGGGATACCGCGCATCGGTTTACCATGTCGATCCGTTTGGCGCGCGACGACATCGTCAAAACCATCGCACAAACCGAAAAACGGGTCGCCAGCTATGGGGCCGCCTATGAGCTAAGCACTTGA
- a CDS encoding GlxA family transcriptional regulator: MENFTMLCFAAAVESLRIANRTAGKQLYSWTIVSEEGAEASCSNGCVFRVDGDLHELDRDDTIMLCGGVDVQKATTKRILNWIRRRSRRGVTIAGLCTAGYTMARAGLLDGKKATIHWENQDSFSEEFEEVELTKSVFVVDGNRITTAGGTASIDLMIKLIADDHGEDLANAVADILIYSSIRTDQDTQRLSIPTRIGVRHPKLSRVIQMMEQNIEDPISPAILAKDVGMSTRQLERLFRRYLSRSPKRYYMELRLQKARNLLMQTDMTVINVALACGFASPSHFSKCYRSHYDTTPYRERGSHAARLSV, encoded by the coding sequence ATGGAAAACTTCACCATGCTGTGCTTTGCCGCGGCTGTTGAAAGCCTGCGCATCGCCAATCGGACCGCCGGGAAACAGCTCTATAGCTGGACTATTGTCAGCGAAGAAGGCGCTGAGGCATCATGTTCGAACGGCTGTGTCTTTCGCGTTGACGGCGATCTGCACGAATTGGATCGCGACGATACGATCATGCTATGTGGTGGCGTCGATGTCCAAAAAGCAACCACAAAGCGCATCTTGAACTGGATCAGGCGCAGATCGCGCCGTGGCGTAACCATCGCAGGGCTGTGTACGGCTGGCTATACGATGGCCCGCGCGGGTTTGCTGGACGGCAAGAAGGCCACAATTCACTGGGAGAACCAGGACAGTTTTTCCGAGGAGTTCGAAGAAGTCGAACTGACAAAATCGGTCTTTGTCGTCGATGGGAACAGGATCACAACAGCCGGTGGAACCGCATCAATCGATTTAATGATCAAGCTGATTGCCGATGACCACGGTGAAGACCTTGCCAATGCGGTCGCTGACATCCTGATCTATTCTTCGATCCGTACCGATCAGGACACCCAACGCCTGTCGATCCCCACAAGAATCGGTGTGCGTCACCCCAAGCTCAGCCGTGTCATTCAAATGATGGAACAGAACATCGAAGATCCGATCAGCCCGGCTATTCTGGCCAAAGACGTCGGCATGTCGACCCGCCAGCTTGAACGCCTGTTTCGCCGCTATCTGTCTCGTAGCCCCAAGCGTTACTACATGGAATTGCGCCTACAAAAGGCCCGCAACCTCTTGATGCAAACGGATATGACGGTGATTAACGTCGCACTCGCCTGCGGCTTTGCCTCACCTTCTCATTTCTCCAAGTGTTATCGGTCGCATTATGACACGACACCATATCGCGAACGCGGCAGCCATGCCGCGCGACTGTCGGTCTGA
- a CDS encoding class II 3-deoxy-7-phosphoheptulonate synthase — MTDWQKSDWRKKPRVQMPEYTDAAALSDVEGRLASYPPLVFAGEARKLKAELGAVSRGEAFLLQGGDCAESFAEFGADSIRDTFKVMLQMAMVLTYGAKVPVVKVGRMAGQMAKPRSAPTETVDGVELPSYRGDIINGFDFTSESRIPDPERMMQAYMQAAATLNLLRAFSTGGFANVHEVHKWTLGFTDSNEVKKYSDMAARISDTLDFMEAAGLTTDTNHELQTVDFYTSHEALLLEYEEALCRLDSTSGKWLAGSGHMIWIGDRTRQPDGAHVEFCKGVQNPIGLKCGPSMTSGHLKALMASLNPENEAGRLTLIARFGAGSVGEHLPRLIKAVEEEGANVVWTCDAMHGNTIKSSSGYKTRPFESVLREVKEFFAIHNAEGTVPGGVHFEMTGKDVTECTGGVRAVTDEDLSSRYHTACDPRLNASQSLELAFLVAEELSARRDTIAQAKAG; from the coding sequence ATGACTGACTGGCAAAAATCTGACTGGCGCAAAAAGCCCCGGGTCCAGATGCCTGAGTATACCGATGCAGCCGCGCTAAGCGATGTTGAAGGCCGTCTTGCCAGCTATCCGCCTTTGGTCTTTGCCGGTGAGGCACGTAAATTGAAGGCCGAGTTGGGTGCCGTCAGCCGGGGCGAGGCGTTCTTGTTGCAAGGCGGTGATTGCGCTGAGAGTTTTGCAGAATTCGGCGCCGACAGCATTCGCGACACCTTCAAAGTGATGCTGCAAATGGCAATGGTCCTGACTTATGGCGCGAAAGTGCCTGTGGTCAAAGTGGGCCGGATGGCTGGTCAGATGGCCAAACCACGCTCAGCCCCGACAGAGACGGTCGATGGTGTGGAACTGCCAAGCTACCGTGGTGATATCATCAACGGGTTTGATTTCACGTCTGAAAGCCGCATTCCTGATCCGGAGCGGATGATGCAGGCCTACATGCAGGCAGCGGCAACGCTGAACCTGTTGCGTGCCTTTTCAACCGGTGGTTTCGCGAATGTGCATGAGGTCCACAAGTGGACGCTTGGCTTCACCGATAGCAATGAAGTTAAGAAATACAGCGATATGGCGGCGCGCATCAGTGATACACTTGATTTCATGGAAGCTGCGGGTCTGACCACCGACACGAACCATGAACTGCAAACCGTTGATTTCTATACCAGCCACGAGGCTTTGCTGCTGGAGTATGAAGAGGCGCTGTGTCGTCTGGATTCGACTTCCGGTAAATGGTTGGCCGGGTCTGGCCACATGATCTGGATCGGCGATCGCACGCGCCAGCCTGACGGGGCGCATGTGGAATTCTGCAAAGGTGTGCAGAACCCCATTGGCCTGAAGTGTGGTCCATCAATGACCTCTGGTCACCTCAAGGCGCTGATGGCCTCACTCAACCCTGAAAATGAGGCAGGCCGCCTGACATTGATCGCACGCTTTGGTGCGGGTTCTGTCGGTGAGCATCTGCCGCGTCTTATCAAGGCGGTGGAAGAAGAGGGTGCCAACGTCGTTTGGACCTGTGACGCGATGCATGGCAATACCATCAAGTCATCTAGCGGTTACAAGACCCGTCCATTCGAAAGCGTACTGCGCGAAGTGAAAGAGTTCTTTGCGATCCACAATGCTGAAGGCACTGTCCCCGGTGGCGTGCACTTTGAGATGACGGGCAAAGACGTGACGGAATGCACCGGTGGTGTGCGTGCTGTGACTGATGAAGACCTGTCCAGCCGTTACCATACAGCCTGTGATCCGCGCCTGAACGCATCACAGTCATTGGAACTGGCCTTTCTTGTTGCCGAAGAACTCTCTGCGCGTCGCGATACAATCGCGCAGGCCAAAGCGGGCTAA
- a CDS encoding PAS domain-containing protein has translation MDINDQSRERRDVLKPGQNDPILQSLEQYWQTLRNAQQLPARTEIAPSKIDRALPYAFILQRVAPGTCRFRVAGQRLHDLLKMDARGMPLTTLFHPDARAQVQQLLEEAFTGPAIVSIPLSSPGSMLRPTLTGAMLLLPLRDRENKATRMLGALVTDQDGGTRPRRFVIPAGARIRHEPIGIQLAAAQLIPRLHEKRPDAERPALKLVVNNG, from the coding sequence ATGGATATCAACGATCAATCACGAGAGCGTCGCGACGTGCTGAAACCGGGACAAAATGATCCGATCCTGCAAAGCCTCGAACAGTATTGGCAAACCCTGCGCAACGCCCAGCAACTGCCCGCGCGTACCGAGATTGCCCCCAGCAAAATTGATCGCGCCTTGCCTTACGCCTTCATCTTGCAACGCGTCGCGCCCGGCACATGCCGCTTCCGCGTCGCAGGTCAACGGCTGCATGACCTGTTGAAAATGGATGCCCGCGGGATGCCGCTGACAACGCTGTTCCATCCGGACGCCCGCGCACAGGTGCAGCAGCTTCTGGAGGAGGCGTTCACCGGTCCCGCCATTGTCAGCATTCCGCTATCATCACCCGGTTCTATGCTGCGGCCGACCTTGACAGGCGCAATGCTGCTTTTGCCGCTACGTGACCGCGAGAATAAGGCCACCCGCATGTTAGGTGCTTTGGTGACAGATCAAGACGGCGGCACGCGGCCCCGGCGGTTCGTTATCCCCGCTGGCGCACGCATCAGGCATGAACCCATTGGCATTCAGCTTGCCGCAGCACAGCTGATCCCGCGGCTGCATGAAAAAAGGCCGGACGCTGAACGCCCGGCCCTCAAACTGGTCGTCAATAACGGCTGA
- a CDS encoding YicC/YloC family endoribonuclease, with protein MTAFASRTGTLGAVSWSWEMRGVNARGLDIRLRMPDGIEGLEPAMRGALTKALARGNVTVNLRLSREELGGALAVDEGYLDEVLKALDQVQERAFAMGVTLGQPTAADVLVQRGVLIAGKPEDETEALTAALMADVAPLIADFVAMRAAEGAALKGVVAGQLDHIAKLTEAAAVAAAARAPQVKENLTNALRRVLEDVAEIEEGRVAQELALLAVKSDVLEEIDRLKAHVAAARELLAQDKPAGRKLDFLAQEFNREANTLCAKAQAPNLTAIGLDLKAVIDQMREQIQNVE; from the coding sequence ATGACAGCATTCGCAAGCCGCACCGGTACTTTGGGGGCGGTGTCATGGAGTTGGGAAATGCGTGGTGTGAATGCGCGTGGCCTTGATATCCGCCTGCGCATGCCCGACGGCATTGAGGGGCTGGAGCCAGCGATGCGCGGGGCGCTGACCAAGGCACTGGCGCGTGGCAATGTGACCGTAAACCTGCGGCTCAGCCGTGAAGAGCTGGGCGGCGCACTGGCCGTTGATGAGGGCTATCTGGATGAGGTGCTCAAAGCGCTGGATCAGGTGCAAGAGCGGGCCTTTGCGATGGGGGTCACGCTGGGTCAGCCAACGGCAGCGGATGTTCTGGTGCAGCGTGGGGTGCTGATTGCGGGGAAACCGGAAGATGAGACTGAGGCGCTAACGGCAGCGTTGATGGCGGATGTGGCCCCCCTGATTGCTGATTTCGTGGCAATGCGTGCGGCTGAGGGTGCCGCGCTGAAGGGCGTTGTTGCGGGTCAGCTTGATCATATCGCCAAGCTGACCGAGGCGGCGGCGGTTGCCGCGGCCGCACGTGCACCACAGGTGAAAGAGAATCTGACAAATGCACTACGCCGCGTTTTGGAGGATGTCGCCGAGATCGAAGAGGGGCGCGTTGCACAGGAGCTTGCCCTCTTGGCCGTCAAATCGGATGTCCTGGAAGAGATTGACCGGCTTAAGGCACATGTTGCGGCTGCCCGTGAACTGCTGGCGCAGGACAAGCCTGCGGGCCGTAAACTCGATTTCCTTGCACAGGAGTTCAACCGAGAGGCGAATACGCTTTGTGCCAAGGCGCAAGCGCCCAATCTGACGGCCATTGGCCTCGACCTCAAGGCCGTCATCGACCAGATGCGCGAGCAAATTCAGAATGTGGAGTAA
- the gmk gene encoding guanylate kinase, translating to MTRRGLLIILSSPSGAGKSTLAGRLRAWDETLQFSVSATTRAARPGEVDGKDYYFVTKDGFDDLVANDGLLEHAIVFDNFYGSPKTPVQGAIENGCDVLFDIDWQGAQQINNSSLSENVLSIFILPPSITELHRRLVSRGQDSEQVIADRMQKSMNEISRWGEYDFVLINDDLDKTEEQLKTIISAERLRRSRQPHLVDHVRTLQSQFGELV from the coding sequence ATGACCCGACGCGGCTTACTGATTATCTTGTCGTCCCCTTCAGGTGCGGGGAAATCAACCCTGGCGGGGCGGTTGCGCGCATGGGACGAAACGCTGCAATTCTCGGTTTCGGCTACCACACGTGCGGCACGTCCGGGTGAAGTAGATGGGAAGGACTACTACTTTGTTACCAAGGATGGATTTGATGATCTGGTTGCGAACGACGGGCTGCTAGAACATGCTATCGTTTTCGACAATTTCTATGGGTCGCCCAAAACACCTGTGCAGGGCGCCATAGAAAACGGGTGTGATGTGCTATTCGACATTGATTGGCAGGGGGCGCAGCAGATCAACAATTCGTCCCTGTCCGAAAATGTTCTGTCGATCTTTATACTGCCACCATCGATCACCGAGCTGCATCGCCGGTTGGTCAGCCGCGGCCAGGACAGTGAGCAGGTCATTGCCGACCGCATGCAAAAAAGCATGAATGAGATCAGCCGCTGGGGTGAATATGATTTCGTTTTGATCAATGATGATCTGGATAAAACGGAAGAGCAGCTGAAAACAATCATCAGCGCTGAACGTCTGCGACGCAGCAGGCAGCCGCATTTGGTCGACCATGTGCGCACATTGCAATCCCAGTTTGGAGAATTGGTATGA
- a CDS encoding gamma carbonic anhydrase family protein produces the protein MSFFVLGDITPQVDESAWVAPGCYIIGDIVLEAKASVWFGTTMRGDNERITIGAGSNVQENCVLHTDMGFPLSIGAGCTIGHKAMLHGCEIGENSLIGMGATVLNGVKIGKNCLIGAGALITEGKSIPDGSLVMGVPGKVVRQLDEAAIAGLRLSALHYQENAARFGRDLKPA, from the coding sequence ATGAGCTTTTTTGTCCTAGGTGATATCACCCCGCAGGTCGATGAAAGCGCCTGGGTCGCGCCCGGCTGCTATATTATAGGTGATATCGTCCTTGAAGCGAAAGCCTCGGTCTGGTTTGGGACCACGATGCGCGGCGACAATGAGCGGATTACAATTGGTGCTGGCAGCAACGTGCAGGAAAACTGTGTCCTGCACACCGACATGGGGTTCCCGCTCAGCATCGGTGCGGGTTGTACAATCGGACATAAGGCAATGCTGCATGGCTGTGAAATCGGTGAGAATTCACTCATTGGGATGGGGGCGACGGTCCTCAATGGTGTAAAAATTGGCAAAAACTGCCTTATTGGAGCAGGGGCGCTGATCACTGAAGGCAAGAGCATTCCTGACGGTTCGTTGGTAATGGGTGTGCCCGGCAAAGTGGTTCGCCAGCTTGATGAGGCCGCAATTGCGGGCCTACGCTTGTCCGCG